One genomic window of Marinobacter adhaerens HP15 includes the following:
- a CDS encoding M90 family metallopeptidase, which yields MSAALVFAVFAVTLIAATVFYLFFYRAWRRERELRAPFPTSWREHLDANVPLYRRFPEALKQTLEQRVQLFLSEKEFYGCDGFEVDDAVRVTIAGHACLLILARPYSDFDEVSSILVYPDAYHVRDIESDGMIVSESNEIRAGEASSRGQVVLAWRECQEASRNPHSGHNVMLHEFAHQLDYLDGTADGAPPLSGEQARHWQSSMTTAYEDLRHSLRHHHRSWLDPYGATEPAEFFAVLTEAFFQQPRHLKREQPEVYKALQGYYRLDPTAFWEDA from the coding sequence ATGTCAGCAGCACTTGTTTTCGCAGTCTTCGCAGTGACCCTGATCGCAGCAACCGTATTCTACCTCTTCTTCTACCGCGCCTGGCGGAGGGAACGGGAACTGAGAGCCCCCTTTCCAACATCCTGGCGCGAGCATCTTGATGCGAACGTGCCGCTTTACCGACGGTTTCCTGAAGCCCTCAAGCAAACCTTGGAGCAACGGGTCCAGCTTTTTCTCTCCGAGAAGGAATTCTATGGCTGTGACGGATTTGAGGTGGACGACGCGGTGAGAGTGACCATTGCCGGCCACGCCTGTTTACTGATTCTTGCCCGCCCCTATTCAGATTTTGACGAGGTAAGCAGCATTCTGGTCTATCCCGATGCCTATCACGTCAGAGACATTGAAAGCGATGGCATGATTGTCAGCGAAAGTAATGAAATACGGGCCGGCGAGGCCTCAAGCAGGGGCCAGGTAGTGCTGGCCTGGCGAGAATGTCAGGAGGCCAGCCGGAACCCGCACAGCGGCCATAACGTCATGCTCCATGAGTTTGCACACCAGCTGGACTACCTGGACGGCACCGCAGACGGGGCACCGCCGCTGAGTGGAGAGCAGGCCCGGCACTGGCAAAGTTCCATGACGACGGCCTACGAAGACCTCAGGCATTCCCTCCGGCACCACCATAGATCCTGGCTTGATCCATACGGCGCTACCGAACCGGCAGAATTTTTCGCAGTGCTGACCGAGGCATTTTTCCAGCAGCCGCGCCATCTCAAGCGAGAACAGCCCGAGGTCTACAAGGCCCTGCAAGGGTATTACCGGCTCGATCCAACGGCTTTCTGGGAGGATGCATGA
- a CDS encoding SDR family oxidoreductase: protein MSDNSTVVITGANRGIGLELARLYAGRGCSVIGVCREASPELEEVAARIIDSVDVTTNEGVARLLAGLEGQSIDLLINNAGLLQDEKLGSIDFDSIRTQMEINAYAPLKIAEALFEKIPSGGKIANITSRMGSIADNDSGGRYGYRASKAALNAFGKSLAMDLKPRGIAVAQLHPGYVQTRMVNFGGLITPEESAKGLAERIDGLTLENTGSFWHSNGDELPW, encoded by the coding sequence ATGTCCGATAATTCCACTGTTGTAATCACCGGGGCAAACCGGGGCATTGGTCTGGAGCTCGCCCGGCTCTATGCAGGCCGCGGCTGCTCGGTAATCGGCGTGTGCCGGGAGGCCTCGCCGGAGCTGGAAGAGGTTGCGGCGAGGATCATCGACAGTGTCGACGTGACGACCAATGAGGGTGTGGCAAGGCTCCTGGCCGGTCTTGAGGGCCAGTCCATTGATCTGCTGATCAACAATGCCGGTCTGCTGCAGGACGAGAAACTGGGCAGTATCGATTTTGATTCCATCCGTACGCAGATGGAAATCAACGCCTACGCTCCACTGAAAATCGCTGAAGCCCTGTTTGAAAAAATCCCCTCCGGAGGCAAAATCGCCAACATCACCAGCCGCATGGGCTCTATCGCCGACAACGACTCTGGCGGCCGCTATGGGTACCGTGCTTCAAAGGCGGCGTTGAATGCCTTTGGCAAGTCCCTCGCGATGGATCTGAAACCGAGGGGTATCGCGGTGGCCCAGCTGCACCCGGGTTATGTTCAGACCCGAATGGTGAATTTTGGTGGGTTGATTACTCCGGAAGAATCGGCAAAAGGCCTGGCAGAGCGGATTGATGGCCTTACCCTGGAGAATACGGGATCGTTCTGGCACAGCAACGGCGACGAGCTGCCGTGGTGA
- a CDS encoding GGDEF domain-containing protein gives MNYEPERERRPQFWRLAMRCAQIAGTVDVIFFFLFHALGSPVLAWINVVSVAMYAGAYYALKYHKNKIAVVLIWAEVLGHAGLGTVLIGWESGFHYYLLMFIPAICVSASRRWAVYALLTLWGYYVALDALMWYIEPLQPIPQTALNIVHLFNLSVVFAMFSYLASYYLSMVVSAQRKLREMATTDSLTGLFNRRHMTYLAEKEVSRFRRSGHPVGFLLLDVDHFKSINDAFGHEAGDRVLGCVADVIREELRAQDLIGRWGGEEFLVILPDTNADKAQASAERIRKAFLARDWRAVIGGDIDVTISIGVSELRTGEDLSAAVSRADEALYRGKTGGRNRVELETI, from the coding sequence ATGAATTATGAGCCTGAGCGGGAACGCAGGCCCCAGTTCTGGCGTTTGGCCATGCGATGTGCCCAGATCGCCGGGACTGTAGATGTCATCTTTTTCTTTCTTTTTCATGCATTGGGTTCGCCGGTTCTGGCATGGATCAACGTGGTTAGCGTGGCCATGTATGCCGGCGCCTACTACGCACTCAAATACCATAAGAACAAGATTGCGGTCGTACTGATCTGGGCGGAAGTGCTCGGGCACGCCGGCCTCGGTACCGTTCTCATCGGCTGGGAGAGCGGTTTCCATTATTACCTTCTGATGTTCATACCGGCGATCTGCGTTTCCGCGTCCCGAAGATGGGCGGTTTATGCGCTACTCACTCTCTGGGGATACTACGTCGCGCTCGATGCCTTGATGTGGTACATCGAACCGTTGCAGCCAATCCCGCAGACAGCCCTGAACATAGTCCATCTGTTCAATCTGAGCGTGGTCTTTGCAATGTTCAGTTACCTGGCTTCCTATTACCTCAGCATGGTTGTTTCGGCACAGCGCAAGCTTCGCGAAATGGCAACAACGGACTCATTAACCGGGCTTTTCAATCGTCGTCATATGACCTATCTGGCTGAAAAAGAGGTATCGCGGTTCCGGCGCAGCGGACACCCGGTCGGTTTCCTCCTGCTGGATGTCGATCATTTTAAGTCGATCAATGATGCCTTCGGACATGAAGCCGGTGACAGGGTACTCGGCTGTGTTGCCGATGTGATCCGGGAAGAATTAAGGGCTCAGGATCTGATAGGTCGATGGGGTGGTGAGGAGTTTCTGGTCATTCTTCCGGATACGAATGCTGATAAAGCGCAAGCAAGCGCGGAGCGGATACGAAAAGCGTTTTTGGCAAGGGACTGGCGCGCAGTTATCGGCGGTGATATCGATGTTACGATCAGCATCGGCGTAAGTGAGCTGCGAACTGGCGAAGACCTGAGTGCCGCGGTCAGCAGGGCTGATGAAGCGCTTTACCGCGGTAAAACGGGCGGCCGTAACCGGGTAGAACTGGAAACCATCTGA
- a CDS encoding CopD family protein encodes MSLAIALHVLAAVIWVGGMFFAYMAMRPAVVEVVEASQRGHLWSKTLERFFRWVWLAVVLLLVTGYWMIFSVFGGMAGAGWHIHAMQTLGLVMMLLYFHVYFAPFRRLKQAVADKDPQAGGVQVGKIRRLVGINLILGLIVVAIGSGGRYL; translated from the coding sequence ATGAGTCTGGCAATTGCACTGCATGTTCTGGCTGCGGTTATCTGGGTTGGCGGTATGTTCTTCGCCTACATGGCGATGCGTCCGGCCGTGGTTGAGGTGGTAGAGGCCTCCCAGCGTGGCCATCTTTGGTCGAAGACGCTTGAACGGTTTTTCCGCTGGGTCTGGCTCGCGGTTGTGCTGCTCCTGGTTACCGGCTACTGGATGATTTTCAGTGTGTTTGGCGGTATGGCCGGTGCTGGCTGGCACATTCATGCCATGCAGACGCTCGGGCTGGTGATGATGCTGCTCTACTTTCACGTGTATTTTGCGCCTTTCCGACGGCTCAAGCAGGCGGTTGCAGACAAGGATCCGCAAGCTGGTGGTGTTCAGGTGGGAAAGATTCGCCGTCTGGTCGGTATCAATCTGATTCTCGGCCTGATTGTGGTCGCCATAGGGTCTGGCGGTCGGTACCTGTAA
- a CDS encoding MaoC family dehydratase, whose protein sequence is MSDIRKRAIAGLKAGDSFTLVRTFTEDETLSFGEISRDQNPVHYSDEFAQAKNMQGRICHGLLVGGMITEVGGQIGWLASGMNFRFRRPVYFGDTVTCVFTITEVDSRNRARAEAVLSNQHGEPVIEATLTGVLPGPKEQQLMSAMISEEKTTSAG, encoded by the coding sequence ATGTCTGATATTCGAAAGAGAGCCATTGCCGGCCTGAAAGCCGGCGACTCGTTTACCCTGGTACGAACGTTCACCGAGGATGAGACCCTGTCCTTTGGCGAAATCAGCCGCGATCAGAATCCGGTTCACTACAGCGATGAGTTCGCCCAGGCCAAGAACATGCAGGGCAGGATCTGCCATGGCTTGCTGGTTGGCGGGATGATCACGGAGGTGGGTGGGCAGATTGGCTGGCTGGCGTCCGGGATGAATTTTCGCTTCCGCCGGCCAGTGTATTTCGGGGATACCGTCACCTGTGTGTTCACCATCACCGAAGTGGACTCAAGGAATAGGGCCCGGGCCGAAGCGGTGCTCTCGAATCAGCATGGTGAGCCGGTTATCGAAGCCACGTTAACGGGTGTTCTACCCGGGCCGAAGGAACAGCAGTTGATGTCAGCAATGATCAGCGAAGAGAAAACCACGTCTGCCGGCTGA
- a CDS encoding PA4780 family RIO1-like protein kinase, with the protein MKVPKRLQPLVDDGMVDEVLYQLMSGKEAQVYVVRCGDQTRCAKVFKEASKRSFKQAVEYQEGRKVRNSRRARAMSKKTKYGQKEQEEAWLNSEVDALYRLAAAGVRVPEPLGFVDGVLLMELVADEDGKAAPRLDDVILSPEQARDFHDQVIREVVRMLSAGLIHGDLSEFNVLVDASGPVIIDLPQAVNASGNNNAERMLERDVDNMRRYFGRFAPELLNTDYGKEIWALYESGDLHPDSKLTGCFQHDDTAANVDELMEIIDAAKEEEWERQERMRDAEED; encoded by the coding sequence ATGAAAGTACCGAAAAGATTACAACCACTTGTCGATGACGGCATGGTGGACGAAGTGCTCTACCAGCTCATGAGCGGCAAGGAAGCCCAGGTTTATGTGGTGCGTTGTGGCGATCAGACACGATGCGCCAAGGTCTTCAAGGAAGCCTCCAAGCGAAGCTTCAAGCAGGCGGTGGAATACCAGGAAGGCCGCAAGGTACGGAACAGCCGGCGCGCCCGGGCCATGAGCAAAAAAACCAAATACGGCCAGAAGGAACAGGAAGAAGCCTGGCTCAACTCCGAGGTGGATGCCCTGTACCGGCTTGCCGCTGCCGGTGTCCGGGTTCCCGAGCCTCTGGGCTTCGTGGACGGTGTGCTGTTGATGGAACTGGTGGCGGACGAAGATGGCAAGGCTGCACCCAGGCTGGATGATGTCATCCTGTCCCCGGAACAGGCCCGCGACTTCCACGATCAGGTCATCCGAGAGGTTGTCCGTATGTTGAGTGCCGGTCTGATCCATGGGGATCTGTCGGAATTCAATGTTCTGGTCGATGCCAGCGGACCTGTCATTATTGATCTTCCCCAGGCCGTCAATGCCTCCGGCAATAACAACGCGGAACGCATGCTGGAGCGCGACGTCGACAATATGCGCCGCTATTTCGGACGCTTCGCGCCGGAACTGCTGAACACCGATTATGGCAAGGAGATCTGGGCGCTCTACGAGTCCGGCGACCTGCACCCGGACAGCAAGCTCACGGGCTGCTTCCAGCACGATGACACCGCTGCCAACGTCGACGAACTGATGGAAATCATCGATGCGGCAAAAGAGGAAGAGTGGGAGCGACAGGAACGGATGAGGGACGCCGAGGAGGACTGA
- a CDS encoding DUF6544 family protein, giving the protein MKIFFLILLILVVAVTLALWFWRQADHNADQAAMAKLAALQPASPERFDLSLLEGLPEPARRYFRYTIQPGTPLYTVARISMTGKFGMGNRESPDYMDMQATQMLAMPEGFIWKMSASRGALRVSGSDTGQWTRFWLMGLLPVARMGGDPDHTRSAFGRYVAEAVFWTPAALLPGPGVAWQLVDVNTARVIVRHEGMEQAVDVVVAEDGRPLQVSFDRWSNANAEKIHRLQPFGGYLSEFREFEGFILPTHVEAGNFFATEDYFPFFIAEVTNVEFPRSNLIPSGD; this is encoded by the coding sequence ATGAAAATCTTTTTCCTGATCCTGTTGATTCTGGTGGTGGCGGTCACTTTAGCTCTGTGGTTCTGGCGACAGGCCGACCACAATGCGGACCAAGCCGCCATGGCGAAGTTGGCGGCTCTGCAGCCAGCTTCACCGGAACGGTTCGATCTTTCTCTCCTTGAGGGGCTGCCGGAGCCCGCCCGGCGGTATTTCCGATACACCATTCAGCCCGGTACACCGCTTTATACTGTCGCCCGGATATCAATGACCGGAAAATTCGGCATGGGCAATCGGGAATCGCCCGACTACATGGACATGCAGGCCACGCAGATGCTGGCCATGCCCGAAGGCTTTATCTGGAAGATGAGCGCCAGCCGCGGCGCCCTCCGGGTTTCCGGCTCAGACACCGGGCAGTGGACGCGGTTCTGGCTGATGGGATTGCTGCCGGTGGCCCGGATGGGCGGCGACCCGGATCACACCCGTTCGGCATTCGGCCGATATGTGGCGGAAGCGGTTTTCTGGACGCCAGCCGCCCTGCTGCCAGGCCCGGGGGTCGCGTGGCAGCTTGTGGATGTAAATACGGCCAGGGTGATTGTCCGCCACGAGGGTATGGAGCAGGCGGTGGATGTTGTGGTGGCCGAAGACGGTCGTCCCCTTCAGGTAAGTTTCGACCGCTGGAGCAATGCGAATGCGGAAAAAATCCATCGTTTGCAGCCGTTCGGTGGATACCTGTCAGAGTTTCGGGAGTTCGAAGGCTTTATCTTGCCGACCCACGTGGAAGCCGGGAACTTCTTTGCCACGGAAGATTACTTTCCTTTCTTCATTGCCGAAGTGACCAATGTAGAATTCCCTCGATCCAATTTGATCCCGAGTGGTGATTGA
- a CDS encoding M23 family metallopeptidase encodes MSLMVMLTQIVLPVVLLVWLARFPARGWLALGVQALSVAGVLVGLGLAALWVMPPFWVPYLYYGGFLFIVVRHLWNGRFQRDGLWQVSAGQTLLVLLGFALGCLGGYMAYMAYQGRALPAVETVDIAPPFGPGTYLVAHGGSNAMVNVHLKTLDTALERFRPWRGQSRALDIFRISPLGIHKHGWLPSDPARYTTFGTPVLAPCDGEIAKVVDGLEDMPVPVMDREHMAGNYVAINCGQFFVILAHLRKGSVSVSAGDRVDVGGFLGEMGNSGNSSEPHLHVHAQRGLPEQAAFGGEPLALTIDDAFPVRNDRIRVAVPVDR; translated from the coding sequence ATGTCGCTGATGGTAATGCTTACCCAGATTGTTTTACCGGTTGTCCTGCTGGTTTGGCTGGCAAGGTTCCCTGCCCGGGGATGGCTTGCACTTGGCGTGCAGGCACTGTCGGTGGCAGGCGTGCTCGTTGGTCTCGGTCTGGCCGCCCTGTGGGTCATGCCGCCGTTCTGGGTGCCGTATCTTTATTACGGCGGGTTCCTGTTCATCGTGGTGCGCCATCTATGGAATGGACGGTTCCAGCGCGACGGCTTATGGCAAGTCTCGGCCGGGCAAACCCTACTTGTCCTTCTTGGGTTTGCCCTTGGCTGCCTGGGCGGGTACATGGCGTATATGGCATACCAGGGTAGGGCTTTGCCGGCGGTTGAAACTGTCGATATCGCCCCACCGTTCGGGCCTGGCACCTATCTGGTGGCCCATGGTGGTTCCAACGCCATGGTGAATGTGCATTTGAAAACGCTGGATACTGCGCTTGAGCGTTTCAGACCCTGGCGGGGACAAAGTCGCGCCCTCGATATTTTCCGGATTTCGCCGTTGGGCATCCACAAGCATGGCTGGCTGCCATCCGATCCGGCCCGTTATACAACGTTCGGCACCCCGGTGCTGGCGCCCTGCGATGGGGAGATCGCGAAGGTTGTCGATGGCCTGGAGGATATGCCGGTTCCAGTGATGGATCGGGAACACATGGCGGGAAATTATGTGGCGATCAATTGTGGCCAGTTCTTCGTGATTTTAGCCCATCTTAGGAAAGGTAGCGTCTCGGTCTCTGCTGGCGATCGGGTGGATGTCGGTGGTTTTCTGGGAGAAATGGGTAACTCCGGCAACAGTTCAGAGCCCCACCTGCACGTTCACGCCCAGCGAGGGCTGCCGGAGCAGGCGGCATTCGGAGGTGAGCCTCTGGCGCTAACTATCGATGATGCTTTTCCGGTGAGGAACGACAGGATACGGGTTGCAGTGCCTGTCGACCGATAG
- a CDS encoding universal stress protein, with amino-acid sequence MYTKILVPVDLAHTDKMVKALNTSIDIAKHYNATLCYVTVTNSTPGAAAHNPKELREKLAVFAEEQGKSHGISTDSIVMETADTAVELEDKLLEAIKTTGADLVVMASHPPGIGDRLHILHSNGANIVRHSDISVFVVR; translated from the coding sequence ATGTACACCAAGATCCTCGTTCCGGTCGACCTCGCCCATACCGATAAAATGGTGAAGGCGCTCAATACCTCCATTGATATTGCCAAGCATTACAACGCCACCCTGTGCTACGTCACCGTCACCAACAGCACACCGGGAGCGGCCGCCCACAATCCTAAAGAGCTCAGGGAGAAACTCGCCGTCTTCGCGGAGGAGCAGGGGAAATCCCACGGCATCAGTACGGACAGCATCGTCATGGAGACCGCCGATACGGCAGTGGAACTTGAAGACAAGTTGCTTGAAGCTATTAAAACCACAGGTGCAGACCTGGTGGTGATGGCTTCTCATCCGCCGGGAATCGGCGACAGGCTCCACATTCTCCACTCCAACGGCGCCAATATCGTCAGACACAGTGATATTTCGGTATTCGTTGTGCGGTAA